The genomic DNA TCGCGGACTTGGATGACTTCGTCGCGGCCGGGGCCGACACCCACACCGGAAATGCGCACACCGGCCAGCTCTTCGAGCTTGGCAATGTAGTTGCGGGCGTTTGCTGGCAAATCTTCGAGCGTTCGGCACCCAGAAATGTCTTCGTCCCAGCCCGGGAAGTATTCGTAGATCGGTTTGGCGTGGTGGAATTCGGTTTGGGTCATCGGCATGCTGTCGTGACGGACCCCATCAACGTCATAGGCGACACAAACCGGGATCTCCTTGATGCCGGTCAAGACATCGAGTTTCGTCACGAAGTAGTCGGTGAACCCGTTGATCATCGCGGCCTGGCGAGCCATAACGGCGTCGTACCAACCGGTGCGGCGTGGACGTCCGGTGTTGACACCGAACTCTCCGCCGGTGGTGCGCAGTTGTTCGCCCATCTCGTCAAAGAGTTCGGTGGGGAACGGGCCGGCACCTACGCGGGTGGTGTAGGCCTTGACGATGCCGATCGTGCGCGTGAATCGGGTGGGACCGATGCCAGCGCCAACGGATGCACCCCCGGCGGTCGGGTTTGAGGAGGTCACGAACGGGTAGGTGCCGTGGTCAACATCCAAGAAGGTGGCCTGGCCGCCTTCCATGAGCACGACTTTGTCGTCGTCGAGGGCCTCATTGAGCATCCG from Enteractinococcus fodinae includes the following:
- a CDS encoding adenylosuccinate synthase; translated protein: MPAIAIVGAQWGDEGKGKATDLLGGRVDYVVKPNGGNNAGHTVVVNGEKFELKLLPAGILSPQAISVIGNGVVINLEALFEEIDGLESRGHDTSHLRISANAHLVAPYHQTLDKVTERFLGKRAIGTTGRGIGPTYQDKVARLGIRVQDLYDESILRQKIEGALRQKNELLVKLYNRRAFTVDEIVEYFLGYADRLRPMVVDSVRMLNEALDDDKVVLMEGGQATFLDVDHGTYPFVTSSNPTAGGASVGAGIGPTRFTRTIGIVKAYTTRVGAGPFPTELFDEMGEQLRTTGGEFGVNTGRPRRTGWYDAVMARQAAMINGFTDYFVTKLDVLTGIKEIPVCVAYDVDGVRHDSMPMTQTEFHHAKPIYEYFPGWDEDISGCRTLEDLPANARNYIAKLEELAGVRISGVGVGPGRDEVIQVRDLIYED